A window of the Cicer arietinum cultivar CDC Frontier isolate Library 1 chromosome 6, Cicar.CDCFrontier_v2.0, whole genome shotgun sequence genome harbors these coding sequences:
- the LOC101506183 gene encoding uncharacterized protein, which yields MSFSRNSTLRNGDSLEGMLNDYVVGKTKMKPQKNGSTKFVAALTCLQFFFAVYATFLLYYMGPSIDLRTKPDFTRIAQHWKQLMITPHTVGHYQESASSLIQEENNQFQPTIPSLVCENEKIDFLQKKSNDSQMIKIKRNLYEEIMDFQSKNIGTETLEELMKMKSKWDIKVPNHKKPKITVLLNHFKRKTLCSQLDSLLQQTLPFHHVWVLSFGSPNEASLKKIVESYNDTRISFISSSYDFKYYGRFQMALQTEADLVYIVDDDMIPGRKMLEILAHVAGTDKYKNSVLGSIGRILPFRQKDFTFPSYRKFKSKEAGLYLPDPAYDITIDKIVQVDFLSSSWFLSAELVKTLFIETPFTFSTGEDLHLSYQLQKYRNAGSFVLPVDPKDKETWGDSEHRLAYVSETTVIFKDVVQVRDDQWWKALSSGYITQWAAMNPQKIDALFYAHTVDEVKALSPLLEKFRTTVGKKAYIVVSGGTFCPCEHAAKALKWPFLVCKERRFKIFDLDIGAISSEVSNSEAPVIQAVYSSLKGLIKIHNPSVVIAVDDIDDNVRKALKMASETNSNGTALVLLPKPSVSKVLWMADLRSTALPNWNKMRLTISIITQNRVNSLSRLLKSLSNAYYLGDEVPITFNMDSKVDESTIKLVGSFNWPHGPKTLRRRIIQGGLIRAVSESWYPSSDNDFGLLLEDDIEVSPYYYLWIKYALMSYHYDPQVSLPELSSISLYTPRIVEVVKERPKWNATQFFKQIHPNTPYLHQLPCSWGAVFFPKHWREFYVYMNMRFTENAKENPVQIPKSRTNGWQASWKKFLIDMMYLRGYVSLYPNFPQQASFSTNHMEPGAHISAKDNVVKHNKQDFEVPLLKDDFRNFLPGMKMPSASKLPSLNLFNQPVSLKGLKSAGAKLGQDVLRCNNVTEIVAVDHHTGLPHHCSKF from the exons ATGAGTTTTAGTCGAAATTCGACACTGAGAAATGGAGATTCCTTGGAAGGAATGTTGAATGACTATGTTGTTGGAAAAACCAAAATGAAACCTCAAAAAAATGGTTCCACAAAATTTGTTGCAGCACTAACATGTCTACAATTTTTCTTTGCAGTATATGCAAcatttttattgtattatatgGGACCATCAATTGATTTAAGAACAAAACCAGATTTCACAAGAATAGCACAACATTGGAAACAACTCATGATCACACCACACACTGTAGGACATTACCAAGAATCTGCTTCTTCACTCATTCAAgaagaaaataatcaatttcAACCCACAATTCCTTCCCTTGTTTGTGAGAATGAGAAAATAGATTTCTTGCAGAAGAAGTCAAATGATTCTcaaatgataaagataaaaagAAACCTTTATGAAGAGATCATGGATTTCCAAAGTAAAAACATTGGAACTGAGACACTTGAAGAgcttatgaaaatgaaatccAAATGGGATATAAAAGTTCCAAatcataaaaaaccaaaaatcacTGTTTTGTTGAACCACTTCAAGAGAAAAACACTTTGTTCTCAACTTGATTCTTTGCTTCAACAAACACTTCCTTTTCATCATGTTTGGGTGCTTTCGTTCGGGAGTCCCAACGAGGCTTCGCTTAAGAAAATCGTGGAAAGCTATAACGATACAAGAATCAGTTTCATAAGCTCAAGTTATGATTTTAAGTACTATGGAAGGTTTCAAATGGCTTTGCAAACAGAAGCTGATTTGGTTTACATTGTTGATGATGATATGATACCTGGAAGGAAAATGTTGGAGATTTTGGCACATGTTGCTGGGACTGATAAGTATAAGAACTCTGTTTTGGGAAGTATTGGGAGGATTTTGCCTTTTAGACAGAAGGATTTTACTTTTCCAAGTTATAGAAAGTTTAAGTCTAAAGAAGCTGGTTTGTATTTGCCTGATCCTGCTTATGATATCACTATTGATAAAATTGTGCAGGTTGATTTTCTTTCAAGTTCTTGGTTTTTATCTGCTGAGCTTGTTAAAACACTCTTCATTGAGACACCTTTTACCTTCTCTACTGGTGAAGATCTACACCTCAG CTATCAGCTTCAAAAGTATAGAAATGCAGGGTCATTTGTTCTACCAGTAGATCCAAAAGACAAAGAAACATGGGGTGATAGTGAACACAGACTAGCATATGTATCAGAAACCACAGTAATATTCAAGGACGTAGTTCAAGTAAGAGATGATCAATGGTGGAAAGCACTTTCATCAGGTTACATAACACAATGGGCAGCAATGAACCCTCAAAAGATTGATGCACTTTTCTATGCTCACACAGTTGATGAAGTGAAAGCACTTTCACCCCTCCTTGAAAAATTCAGGACAACAGTTGGCAAAAAGGCCTACATAGTTGTCTCTGGAGGTACCTTCTGTCCTTGTGAACATGCTGCTAAGGCACTCAAATGGCCTTTCTTGGTGTGCAAGGAACGtagatttaagatatttgatttGGACATTGGTGCAATTTCTTCTGAGGTGTCAAACTCTGAGGCACCTGTTATACAAGCTGTGTATTCTAGCTTGAAGGGTTTGATTAAGATTCATAATCCAAGTGTGGTTATTGCTGTGGATGATATTGATGATAATGTTAGAAAGGCTTTGAAGATGGCTTCAGAAACTAATTCAAATGGTACTGCATTGGTTCTTTTGCCTAAGCCTTCTGTTTCTAAAGTTCTTTGGATGGCTGATTTGAGATCAACAGCATTGCCAA ATTGGAACAAAATGAGGCTTACAATCAGTATCATCACACAAAACAGGGTCAACTCACTATCAAGGCTACTGAAATCTCTCTCCAATGCATACTATCTTGGAGATGAAGTTCCAATTACCTTCAACATGGACAGTAAGGTAGATGAATCAACTATAAAACTAGTAGGTTCATTTAATTGGCCACATGGACCAAAAACACTAAGAAGAAGAATCATACAAGGTGGTCTAATAAGAGCAGTAAGTGAAAGTTGGTATCCATCTTCAGATAATGACTTTGGTTTACTCCTTGAAGATGACATTGAAGTCTCACCTTATTACTATCTATGGATCAAATATGCACTCATGTCATATCACTATGACCCTCAAGTCTCTCTCCCTGAACTCTCTTCCATCTCCCTCTACACACCAAGAATTGTTGAAGTTGTCAAAGAAAGACCAAAATGGAATGCAACACAATTCTTCAAACAAATCCATCCAAACACACCTTACCTTCATCAATTACCATGTAGTTGGGGAGCAGTGTTCTTCCCTAAACATTGGAGAGAATTCTATGTTTACATGAACATGAGATTCACTGAGAATGCTAAGGAAAACCCAGTTCAAATTCCAAAGTCTAGAACAAATGGTTGGCAAGCTTCATGGAAAAAGTTTCTTATAGACATGATGTATTTAAGAGGGTATGTTAGTCTTTATCCAAATTTTCCACAACAAGCTAGCTTTTCAACTAATCATATGGAACCAGGTGCACATATAAGTGCAAAAGATAATGTTGTTAAGCATAATAAACAGGATTTTGAAGTTCCATTATTGAAAGATGATTTTAGAAACTTTTTGCCTGGAATGAAAATGCCATCAGCTTCAAAGCTACCATCTTTGAATCTCTTTAATCAACCTGTTTCTCTTAAAGGTCTTAAATCTGCTGGTGCTAAATTGGGACAAGATGTGCTTAGATGTAACAATGTTACTGAGATTGTTGCTGTTGATCATCATACTGGTCTACCACACCACTGCTCAAAGTTCTGA
- the LOC101505531 gene encoding uncharacterized protein isoform X2, which produces MQRSVLKRTRDGTRAIITTIIAIAFGIFIGISIPSIHLSKINLSSNLANSFDVPISEIDRFNADVHKSQTINDKSSGTKRIEFLGSMKLPKMYVPTNPHGAERLPPEIVVSESDFYLRRLWGEPSEDLKKKPKYLVTFTVGYDQRNNIDAAVKKFSDDFTILLFHYDGRTSEWDQYEWSKNIIHISARKQTKWWYAKRFLHPDIVAAYEYIFIWDEDLGLDNFNGDEYINLVQKHGLEVSQPGLGANSGFTWKMTKRRDDTEVHKLTDERPGWCTDPNLPPCAAFVEIMAPVFSREAWRCVWHMIQNDLVHGWGLDFALRRCVEPAHEKIGVVDSQWIVHQVIPSLGNQGEADDGKDKWDSFVIFVL; this is translated from the exons ATGCAACGCAG TGTGCTAAAAAGAACACGTGACGGTACCAGGGCTATTATCACAACAATTATAGCAATTGCCTTTGGAATTTTTATTGGTATTTCAATTCCATCTATTCATTTATCTAAG ATTAACTTATCTTCAAACTTAGCAAATTCTTTTGATGTACCTATATCTGAAATAGACAGATTCAACGCTGATGTACACAAATCTCAAACTATTAATGACAAATCTTCTGGAACCAAGCGTATTGAATTCCTTGGGTCCATGAAATTACCAAAG ATGTATGTTCCAACCAATCCTCATGGAGCAGAACGACTACCCCCAGAAATTGTTGTATCAGAATCTGATTTTTATTTGCGCAGATTATGGGGTGAGCCTAGTGAG GATTTGAAGAAAAAGCCAAAGTATTTAGTAACATTCACTGTTGGCTATGATCAAAGAAATAATATTGATGCTGCAGTCAAAAAG TTCTCCGATGATTTCACGATTTTGCTCTTTCATTATGATGGAAGAACTAGTGAATGGGATCAATATGAATGGTCAAAGAATATAATCCATATTAGTGCTAGGAAACAAACCaaatg GTGGTATGCTAAAAGGTTTTTGCATCCTGATATTGTGGCAGCgtatgaatatatttttatatgggATGAAGATCTTGGATTGGATAATTTCAACGGAGACGA GTATATTAATTTGGTTCAAAAACATGGTCTGGAGGTATCACAGCCTGGACTCGGTGCCAATAGCGGATTTACATGGAAGATGACAAAGAGGAGGGACGATACAGAAGTTCACAA ATTAACAGATGAGAGACCTGGCTGGTGTACTGATCCAAATTTGCCTCCTTGTGCCGC ATTTGTGGAAATTATGGCTCCTGTCTTTTCTCGAGAAGCTTGGCGTTGTGTCTGGCATATGATCCAG AATGATTTAGTGCATGGATGGGGATTGGATTTTGCTCTCAGAAGATGTGTAGAG CCAGCACATGAAAAAATTGGTGTGGTTGATTCACAATGGATTGTTCATCAAGTAATTCCTTCTCTTGGAAACCAG GGAGAAGCTGATgatggaaaagataaatgggATTCG TTTGTGATTTTTGTGCTTTAA
- the LOC101505531 gene encoding uncharacterized protein isoform X1, which produces MQRSVLKRTRDGTRAIITTIIAIAFGIFIGISIPSIHLSKINLSSNLANSFDVPISEIDRFNADVHKSQTINDKSSGTKRIEFLGSMKLPKMYVPTNPHGAERLPPEIVVSESDFYLRRLWGEPSEDLKKKPKYLVTFTVGYDQRNNIDAAVKKFSDDFTILLFHYDGRTSEWDQYEWSKNIIHISARKQTKWWYAKRFLHPDIVAAYEYIFIWDEDLGLDNFNGDEYINLVQKHGLEVSQPGLGANSGFTWKMTKRRDDTEVHKLTDERPGWCTDPNLPPCAAFVEIMAPVFSREAWRCVWHMIQNDLVHGWGLDFALRRCVEPAHEKIGVVDSQWIVHQVIPSLGNQGEADDGKDKWDSVKTRCRSEWAEFQNRLTNADKVYLNGLRRFVKG; this is translated from the exons ATGCAACGCAG TGTGCTAAAAAGAACACGTGACGGTACCAGGGCTATTATCACAACAATTATAGCAATTGCCTTTGGAATTTTTATTGGTATTTCAATTCCATCTATTCATTTATCTAAG ATTAACTTATCTTCAAACTTAGCAAATTCTTTTGATGTACCTATATCTGAAATAGACAGATTCAACGCTGATGTACACAAATCTCAAACTATTAATGACAAATCTTCTGGAACCAAGCGTATTGAATTCCTTGGGTCCATGAAATTACCAAAG ATGTATGTTCCAACCAATCCTCATGGAGCAGAACGACTACCCCCAGAAATTGTTGTATCAGAATCTGATTTTTATTTGCGCAGATTATGGGGTGAGCCTAGTGAG GATTTGAAGAAAAAGCCAAAGTATTTAGTAACATTCACTGTTGGCTATGATCAAAGAAATAATATTGATGCTGCAGTCAAAAAG TTCTCCGATGATTTCACGATTTTGCTCTTTCATTATGATGGAAGAACTAGTGAATGGGATCAATATGAATGGTCAAAGAATATAATCCATATTAGTGCTAGGAAACAAACCaaatg GTGGTATGCTAAAAGGTTTTTGCATCCTGATATTGTGGCAGCgtatgaatatatttttatatgggATGAAGATCTTGGATTGGATAATTTCAACGGAGACGA GTATATTAATTTGGTTCAAAAACATGGTCTGGAGGTATCACAGCCTGGACTCGGTGCCAATAGCGGATTTACATGGAAGATGACAAAGAGGAGGGACGATACAGAAGTTCACAA ATTAACAGATGAGAGACCTGGCTGGTGTACTGATCCAAATTTGCCTCCTTGTGCCGC ATTTGTGGAAATTATGGCTCCTGTCTTTTCTCGAGAAGCTTGGCGTTGTGTCTGGCATATGATCCAG AATGATTTAGTGCATGGATGGGGATTGGATTTTGCTCTCAGAAGATGTGTAGAG CCAGCACATGAAAAAATTGGTGTGGTTGATTCACAATGGATTGTTCATCAAGTAATTCCTTCTCTTGGAAACCAG GGAGAAGCTGATgatggaaaagataaatgggATTCG GTAAAAACGAGATGCAGAAGTGAATGGGCTGAATTCCAAAATCGTCTCACCAATGCTGATAAGGTGTATCTTAATGGACTAAGAAGATTTGTGAAGGGTTAA